The following are encoded in a window of Impatiens glandulifera chromosome 5, dImpGla2.1, whole genome shotgun sequence genomic DNA:
- the LOC124940591 gene encoding zinc finger protein JACKDAW, whose protein sequence is MQNMFSGYDMFPIQSSINGGDHIPIPNPNPKPPPKKRRNLPGNPDPDAEVIALSPKTLMATNRFVCEICNKGFQRDQNLQLHRRGHNLPWKLKQRSKLDNQVVRKKVYVCPEKSCAHNDPSRALGDLTGIKKHFSRKHGEKKWKCDKCSKKYAVQSDWKAHSKTCGTREYKCDCGTLFSRKDSFITHRAFCDALAEETARIPPNMNFKNESVSSSNAAAAAAAAISQFNLPDGYLTNSQIEMGLSSNFCNLPDLMQMGNSNLFGQSPFSTFDPHHHHHHQWVNTNMIPPTRSANLSLSAGSHQLKSSSSPETSSGMMSATALLQKAAQMGSTRSNPSFLNHNSFGLMNSSSSSSSSSSSSSLASLSPGEQIMTGGCNLEQIMMQNVGNSYLFPMKMNQRSNYMENGGLTRDFLGMEAEDGGAGAGGGLRPLLSQELATFASIGSLRGLDHFGNFQ, encoded by the exons aTGCAGAATATGTTTTCTGGTTATGACATGTTTCCTATTCAATCCTCCATTAATGGTGGAGATCATATTCCTATTCCTAACCCTAATCCCAAACCACCCCccaagaaaagaagaaatcttCCTGGCAACCCAG ATCCAGATGCTGAAGTGATTGCTCTATCACCAAAAACTTTAATGGCGACTAACAGATTCGTTTGTGAGATCTGTAATAAAGGATTTCAGAGAGATCAAAACCTTCAACTTCACCGGAGAGGACATAATCTTCCATGGAAGTTGAAACAAAGATCGAAACTTGATAATCAAGTTGTGAGAAAGAAGGTTTATGTTTGCCCGGAAAAATCATGTGCACATAATGATCCTTCGAGGGCTTTAGGTGATCTGACCGGAATCAAGAAACATTTCAGCCGGAAACATGGTGAGAAGAAATGGAAATGTGATAAGTGTTCTAAGAAATACGCAGTTCAATCCGATTGGAAAGCTCATAGTAAAACTTGCGGCACTAGAGAGTATAAATGTGATTGTGGCACTCTCTTTTCAAG AAAAGACAGTTTCATCACCCACAGAGCATTTTGTGATGCATTAGCAGAGGAAACAGCTAGAATTCCTCCAAATATGAACTTTAAAAATGAAAGTGTTTCATCGTCCAAcgctgccgccgccgccgccgccgccattTCTCAGTTCAATTTACCAGATGGGTATTTAACAAATTCACAAATTGAAATGGGTTTGAGTTCTAATTTCTGTAATCTACCTGATTTAATGCAAATGGGTAATTCAAATCTGTTTGGGCAATCACCCTTTTCAACCTTTGatcctcatcatcatcatcatcatcaatggGTTAACACCAATATGATTCCACCAACAAGATCTGCAAATCTCTCACTCTCCGCCGGTTCCCACCAACTGAAATCATCCTCCTCGCCGGAAACTTCATCGGGGATGATGTCAGCGACGGCTCTTTTACAGAAGGCGGCACAGATGGGTTCCACTAGAAGTAACCCATCTTTCCTAAATCATAACAGTTTCGGCCTGATgaattcatcatcatcttcatcgtcttcatcatcatcttcttcattagcATCTTTATCTCCGGGAGAGCAAATAATGACCGGCGGTTGTAATTTGGAGCAGATAATGATGCAAAACGTTGGAAATAGCTATCTATTTCCAATGAAAATGAATCAGAGATCAAATTACATGGAAAATGGCGGTTTGACCAGAGATTTTCTTGGAATGGAGGCGGAAGACGGCGGTGCCGGTGCCGGCGGCGGGTTAAGGCCGTTATTGTCTCAAGAATTAGCTACGTTTGCTTCAATTGGTTCGTTAAGAGGGCTTGACCATTTTGGTAATTTCCAATGA